A single genomic interval of Cucumis sativus cultivar 9930 chromosome 7, Cucumber_9930_V3, whole genome shotgun sequence harbors:
- the LOC101211777 gene encoding cellulose synthase-like protein E6 isoform X1: MREGENGETTPCTLVETKEGRHSGGAYRAFAATVMASIVVIWAYRATGMPSAGHPGRWTWMGMFISEIIFGVYWILSQSVRWRTTFNFPYKHLLLQRYNDHQLPNVDVFVCTADPTIEPPVLVINTVLSAMAYDYPTEKLAIYLSDDGGSEFTFYALIEASNFAKHWLPFCRKFMVEPRSPEAYFSLNSALHHRSQEWIDMKKLFDEMKERINSVVEMGRVPKEIRDQNKGFSEWDNGITKQNHQSIVKIIFDGNNLDDVDIHGGVLPKLVYMAREKRPNHPHHFKAGAMNALIRVSSEITNAPFILNLDCDMYSNNPDTIKESLCFFLDGKRSHDIAFVQFPQYFDNITKNMLYGIPDLVINEIELAGMDGYGTALYCGTGCFHRREALSGKKYVEDLNGSIHLDVPTEKKVPKPVNELEEACKLLVDCNFENGSQWGREMGLVYGCAVEDIVTGLTIQCRGWRSLYYNPKKRAFLGLAPISLDVALVQYKRWCEGMFQIFLSNYCPFIHGHGKIKFGAQMGYCVYLLWAPLSIPMLYYATVPALCLLKGIPLFPEVTSLWAIPFAYVFVIKNCWSVAEAITCGCTLKAWWNLQRMLLFRRTTAFFFALIDTVIKQLGFSQTKFAVTAKVAAEDVSKRYEQEIIEFGSSDIMYSMIATFAMLNLFGLLLGIKNVAALNLELFFKCLNKFILQIILCGLIVLINLPTYEALFIRKDKGRLPSSVLFKSVTSALLACIIYVL; this comes from the exons atgagAGAGGGGGAGAATGGAGAAACGACGCCGTGTACGTTGGTGGAAACCAAAGAAGGGCGGCACAGTGGAGGAGCTTACAGAGCTTTTGCGGCGACGGTGATGGCTTCAATTGTTGTGATTTGGGCATACAGAGCAACCGGGATGCCTTCGGCGGGCCACCCTGGGCGGTGGACATGGATGGGAATGTTCATCTCTGAGATTATATTTGGTGTTTATTGGATTCTCTCTCAGTCTGTTCGTTGGCGTACCACTTTCAACTTTCCCTACAAACATCTACTCTTACAAAG GTACAATGACCACCAATTACCAAATGTCGACGTTTTCGTTTGCACAGCCGACCCCACTATCGAACCCCCGGTTTTGGTCATCAACACCGTCTTATCCGCTATGGCCTACGATTACCCAACTGAGAAATTGGCCATTTATCTCTCCGACGACGGGGGCTCCGAGTTCACATTCTATGCTCTTATTGAAGCTTCGAATTTCGCCAAGCATTGGTTGCCTTTTTGTAGAAAGTTCATGGTCGAGCCTAGGTCTCCGGAGGCCTACTTTTCTCTCAATTCTGCTTTGCATCATCGTTCCCAAGAGTGGATCGACATGAAG AAACTATTTGATGAAATGAAGGAGAGAATTAACTCGGTGGTTGAGATGGGGAGGGTTCCTAAGGAGATACGGGACCAAAATAAAGGTTTCTCTGAGTGGGACAATGGCATAACAAAGCAAAATCATCAATCCATTGTGAAG ATAATATTTGATGGAAATAATCTTGATGATGTGGATATTCATGGAGGTGTACTACCAAAATTGGTGTACATGGCACGTGAAAAGAGACCCAATCATCCCCACCATTTTAAAGCTGGAGCTATGAATGCATTG ATAAGAGTATCCTCAGAGATAACCAATGCTCCCTTCATCCTCAACTTAGACTGTGACATGTACTCAAATAATCCAGACACAATAAAGGAGTCACTATGTTTTTTCCTGGATGGAAAAAGAAGCCATGACATTGCATTTGTGCAATTCCCTCAATACTTTGAtaacattacaaaaaatatgCTATATGGCATTCCAGATCTAGTTATTAATGAG ATTGAACTAGCTGGCATGGATGGATATGGCACTGCCTTGTATTGTGGCACTGGATGTTTCCATCGCAGAGAAGCTCTCAGCGGGAAGAAGTATGTTGAAGATCTTAATGGATCAATACATTTGGACGTGCCAACTGAAAAGAAAGTTCCAAAACCTGTTAATGAGTTGGAAGAAGCATGTAAGCTTCTCGTTGACTGCAACTTTGAAAATGGCTCTCAATGGGGAAGGGAG ATGGGGTTAGTATATGGGTGTGCAGTCGAAGATATTGTTACTGGGTTGACAATACAGTGCAGAGGTTGGAGATCACTTTACTATAATCCAAAGAAAAGAGCTTTTTTAGGTCTTGCTCCGATTAGCTTGGATGTAGCTCTAGTTCAATATAAGAGGTGGTGTGAAGgcatgtttcaaatttttttgtccAACTATTGCCCCTTCATACATGGACATGGGAAGATCAAATTTGGAGCTCAAATGGGATATTGTGTATATCTTTTATGGGCTCCACTTTCTATACCAATGCTGTATTATGCCACCGTTCCTGCACTTTGTCTCCTTAAAGGCATTCCCTTATTCCCAGAG GTGACAAGCTTATGGGCCATACCTTTTGCATATGTCTTTGTAATCAAGAACTGTTGGAGCGTAGCTGAGGCCATAACTTGTGGATGTACACTCAAAGCTTGGTGGAATTTACAAAGAATGTTACTTTTCAGAAGGACCACTGCGTTCTTCTTTGCTTTAATTGACACAGTCATCAAGCAGTTGGGGTTTTCTCAAACTAAATTTGCTGTGACTGCTAAAGTTGCAGCGGAGGATGTGTCGAAGCGATACGAACAAGAGATCATTGAGTTTGGGAGCTCAGATATAATGTATAGTATGATAGCAACATTTGCAATGCTAAACCTTTTTGGTTTATTGCTGGGAATTAAGAATGTTGCTGCTTTGAATTTGGAgttgtttttcaaatgtttgaaCAAATTCATTCTCCAAATTATTCTTTGTGGGCTAATTGTTTTGATAAACTTGCCCACATATGAAGCCCTCTTCATTCGCAAGGACAAGGGGCGTTTGCCATCCTCTGTTTTGTTCAAGTCTGTTACTTCGGCTTTATTGGCttgtataatatatgtattgtAG
- the LOC101211777 gene encoding cellulose synthase-like protein E6 isoform X2, giving the protein MREGENGETTPCTLVETKEGRHSGGAYRAFAATVMASIVVIWAYRATGMPSAGHPGRWTWMGMFISEIIFGVYWILSQSVRWRTTFNFPYKHLLLQRYNDHQLPNVDVFVCTADPTIEPPVLVINTVLSAMAYDYPTEKLAIYLSDDGGSEFTFYALIEASNFAKHWLPFCRKFMVEPRSPEAYFSLNSALHHRSQEWIDMKKLFDEMKERINSVVEMGRVPKEIRDQNKGFSEWDNGITKQNHQSIVKIIFDGNNLDDVDIHGGVLPKLVYMAREKRPNHPHHFKAGAMNALIELAGMDGYGTALYCGTGCFHRREALSGKKYVEDLNGSIHLDVPTEKKVPKPVNELEEACKLLVDCNFENGSQWGREMGLVYGCAVEDIVTGLTIQCRGWRSLYYNPKKRAFLGLAPISLDVALVQYKRWCEGMFQIFLSNYCPFIHGHGKIKFGAQMGYCVYLLWAPLSIPMLYYATVPALCLLKGIPLFPEVTSLWAIPFAYVFVIKNCWSVAEAITCGCTLKAWWNLQRMLLFRRTTAFFFALIDTVIKQLGFSQTKFAVTAKVAAEDVSKRYEQEIIEFGSSDIMYSMIATFAMLNLFGLLLGIKNVAALNLELFFKCLNKFILQIILCGLIVLINLPTYEALFIRKDKGRLPSSVLFKSVTSALLACIIYVL; this is encoded by the exons atgagAGAGGGGGAGAATGGAGAAACGACGCCGTGTACGTTGGTGGAAACCAAAGAAGGGCGGCACAGTGGAGGAGCTTACAGAGCTTTTGCGGCGACGGTGATGGCTTCAATTGTTGTGATTTGGGCATACAGAGCAACCGGGATGCCTTCGGCGGGCCACCCTGGGCGGTGGACATGGATGGGAATGTTCATCTCTGAGATTATATTTGGTGTTTATTGGATTCTCTCTCAGTCTGTTCGTTGGCGTACCACTTTCAACTTTCCCTACAAACATCTACTCTTACAAAG GTACAATGACCACCAATTACCAAATGTCGACGTTTTCGTTTGCACAGCCGACCCCACTATCGAACCCCCGGTTTTGGTCATCAACACCGTCTTATCCGCTATGGCCTACGATTACCCAACTGAGAAATTGGCCATTTATCTCTCCGACGACGGGGGCTCCGAGTTCACATTCTATGCTCTTATTGAAGCTTCGAATTTCGCCAAGCATTGGTTGCCTTTTTGTAGAAAGTTCATGGTCGAGCCTAGGTCTCCGGAGGCCTACTTTTCTCTCAATTCTGCTTTGCATCATCGTTCCCAAGAGTGGATCGACATGAAG AAACTATTTGATGAAATGAAGGAGAGAATTAACTCGGTGGTTGAGATGGGGAGGGTTCCTAAGGAGATACGGGACCAAAATAAAGGTTTCTCTGAGTGGGACAATGGCATAACAAAGCAAAATCATCAATCCATTGTGAAG ATAATATTTGATGGAAATAATCTTGATGATGTGGATATTCATGGAGGTGTACTACCAAAATTGGTGTACATGGCACGTGAAAAGAGACCCAATCATCCCCACCATTTTAAAGCTGGAGCTATGAATGCATTG ATTGAACTAGCTGGCATGGATGGATATGGCACTGCCTTGTATTGTGGCACTGGATGTTTCCATCGCAGAGAAGCTCTCAGCGGGAAGAAGTATGTTGAAGATCTTAATGGATCAATACATTTGGACGTGCCAACTGAAAAGAAAGTTCCAAAACCTGTTAATGAGTTGGAAGAAGCATGTAAGCTTCTCGTTGACTGCAACTTTGAAAATGGCTCTCAATGGGGAAGGGAG ATGGGGTTAGTATATGGGTGTGCAGTCGAAGATATTGTTACTGGGTTGACAATACAGTGCAGAGGTTGGAGATCACTTTACTATAATCCAAAGAAAAGAGCTTTTTTAGGTCTTGCTCCGATTAGCTTGGATGTAGCTCTAGTTCAATATAAGAGGTGGTGTGAAGgcatgtttcaaatttttttgtccAACTATTGCCCCTTCATACATGGACATGGGAAGATCAAATTTGGAGCTCAAATGGGATATTGTGTATATCTTTTATGGGCTCCACTTTCTATACCAATGCTGTATTATGCCACCGTTCCTGCACTTTGTCTCCTTAAAGGCATTCCCTTATTCCCAGAG GTGACAAGCTTATGGGCCATACCTTTTGCATATGTCTTTGTAATCAAGAACTGTTGGAGCGTAGCTGAGGCCATAACTTGTGGATGTACACTCAAAGCTTGGTGGAATTTACAAAGAATGTTACTTTTCAGAAGGACCACTGCGTTCTTCTTTGCTTTAATTGACACAGTCATCAAGCAGTTGGGGTTTTCTCAAACTAAATTTGCTGTGACTGCTAAAGTTGCAGCGGAGGATGTGTCGAAGCGATACGAACAAGAGATCATTGAGTTTGGGAGCTCAGATATAATGTATAGTATGATAGCAACATTTGCAATGCTAAACCTTTTTGGTTTATTGCTGGGAATTAAGAATGTTGCTGCTTTGAATTTGGAgttgtttttcaaatgtttgaaCAAATTCATTCTCCAAATTATTCTTTGTGGGCTAATTGTTTTGATAAACTTGCCCACATATGAAGCCCTCTTCATTCGCAAGGACAAGGGGCGTTTGCCATCCTCTGTTTTGTTCAAGTCTGTTACTTCGGCTTTATTGGCttgtataatatatgtattgtAG